The following coding sequences lie in one Synergistaceae bacterium genomic window:
- the uvrB gene encoding excinuclease ABC subunit UvrB — protein MEDRFELYSPWPLAGDQPEAVEKLVRGFSRPGAVQTLLGVTGSGKTFTMANIIQRLQRPTLVMAHNKTLAAQLYSEFKEFFPNNSVNYFVSYYDYYQPEAYMPAQDIYIEKDASINERIEKLRLATTKALLERRDVIVVASVSCIYGLGKRKNYEDAIFRFAVGERWERRAFMTRLIENYYQRNDVSLLPGNFRSRGETMEIYPAYSDTAVRVIFFDDEIERIEEIDPVSGRCILTKSHTGIFPAQHYVTTTDAIEKAAVEIEKELEARVSTLESEGKLLEAQRLKMRTKYDLEMLLEVGYCSGIENYSRFLDGRQPGDAPGTLMDFFPEDSLIFIDESHMTLPQVRGMYNGDRARKEVLVEHGFRLPSCLDNRPLKWDEYEPLLKDALFISATPGDYELAHSDQVVEQLIRPTGVTDPIVEIHPAAGQVDDLLSEVRPIIENGERVLVSTLTKRSSEDLAEYMAELGIKVRYIHSELDTFERAELLRDLRLGVFAVLVGVNLLREGIDLPEVSLVAILDADREGYLRSHRSLIQMIGRAARNQAGRVILYADRITDSIDAAVKETERRREKQTAYNEKHGIIPQTISKAVKDLLPAELLQDGGYASGRAASPTATVDMPDIHEIERRMWEAVEKLDFETAAELRDQIQQLRGDAKFGTEHKNYRSKTAQSKKHRRRNS, from the coding sequence ATGGAAGATAGGTTTGAATTGTATTCACCTTGGCCGCTTGCCGGGGATCAGCCCGAGGCGGTAGAAAAGCTCGTAAGAGGTTTCAGCAGACCGGGAGCGGTGCAGACACTGCTCGGCGTCACCGGCAGCGGAAAGACGTTCACGATGGCGAACATCATCCAGCGCCTGCAGAGGCCCACTCTTGTCATGGCGCACAACAAGACCCTCGCCGCGCAGCTGTACAGCGAATTTAAAGAATTTTTTCCCAATAACTCCGTAAACTACTTTGTGAGCTATTACGATTATTACCAGCCGGAGGCCTACATGCCCGCGCAGGATATCTACATAGAGAAGGACGCGTCGATCAACGAGCGCATCGAGAAGCTTCGCCTGGCCACTACCAAGGCGCTGCTTGAGCGGCGTGATGTCATAGTCGTCGCGAGCGTATCCTGCATATACGGTCTTGGGAAACGCAAGAACTATGAGGATGCCATCTTCCGCTTTGCTGTCGGCGAACGCTGGGAACGACGTGCATTTATGACCAGGCTTATAGAAAACTACTATCAGCGCAATGATGTTTCACTGCTTCCAGGCAATTTCCGCAGCAGGGGCGAGACGATGGAGATATACCCTGCCTACAGCGACACGGCAGTCCGTGTTATTTTTTTTGATGACGAGATAGAGCGTATAGAGGAGATAGATCCGGTCTCTGGCAGGTGCATCCTCACAAAGAGCCACACAGGAATATTCCCCGCCCAGCATTATGTCACAACGACGGATGCTATAGAGAAGGCAGCCGTAGAGATCGAAAAAGAGCTTGAAGCCCGCGTATCGACTCTTGAGTCCGAGGGCAAGCTGCTTGAGGCGCAGAGGCTTAAAATGCGCACAAAGTATGACCTTGAGATGCTGCTTGAGGTCGGCTACTGTTCCGGGATCGAGAACTATTCCCGTTTTCTGGACGGCAGACAGCCGGGAGATGCTCCGGGAACACTTATGGATTTTTTCCCTGAAGATTCGCTGATATTCATAGACGAGTCCCATATGACGCTTCCGCAGGTGCGCGGCATGTACAACGGAGACAGGGCGAGGAAGGAAGTTCTTGTGGAGCACGGCTTCAGACTGCCCTCGTGCCTGGATAACAGGCCGCTCAAGTGGGATGAATATGAGCCCCTGCTGAAGGACGCGCTCTTCATCTCCGCCACGCCCGGCGACTATGAGTTAGCTCACTCCGACCAGGTGGTGGAGCAGCTTATCAGGCCTACCGGCGTCACCGACCCTATCGTTGAAATACATCCTGCCGCCGGCCAGGTCGACGACCTGCTCTCGGAGGTGCGCCCGATAATAGAGAACGGCGAAAGGGTGCTTGTATCTACACTGACGAAACGCTCGTCTGAAGATCTTGCAGAGTACATGGCTGAGCTCGGCATAAAGGTGCGTTACATCCACTCGGAACTGGATACTTTCGAGAGGGCGGAGCTGCTGCGTGACCTCAGGCTCGGGGTATTTGCGGTGCTTGTGGGAGTGAACCTGCTTCGTGAGGGCATAGACTTACCGGAGGTCTCTCTTGTCGCGATACTGGATGCCGACAGGGAGGGCTACCTTCGCTCCCACCGCTCTCTGATACAGATGATAGGGCGTGCCGCCAGAAATCAGGCGGGCAGGGTCATACTGTACGCCGACCGTATCACGGACAGCATAGACGCAGCGGTGAAGGAAACTGAGCGGCGCAGGGAGAAACAGACGGCATATAACGAAAAACATGGGATAATCCCGCAGACTATATCGAAGGCAGTCAAAGACCTTTTGCCGGCAGAGCTGCTTCAGGACGGCGGATATGCCTCGGGAAGGGCGGCATCCCCGACCGCAACTGTGGATATGCCGGATATACATGAGATAGAGCGCAGAATGTGGGAGGCCGTCGAGAAACTTGACTTCGAGACGGCGGCTGAACTCAGGGATCAGATACAGCAATTGAGGGGCGATGCTAAATTTGGAACAGAGCATAAGAATTACAGGAGCAAGACAGCACAATCTAAAAAACATAGACGTAGAAATTCCTAA
- the ftsH gene encoding ATP-dependent zinc metalloprotease FtsH: MYIVLIVLVVSLVNVFLTPDTKKQGSEVLPYSQLLTEANAGNVSKVMIDHEQIKGTLKSGKEFTTYIIDASTLPEVLANKGVEVEVVPPPKNSWVTALLTSLLPTLLLIGVWIYFMYNMQGGGNKVMSFGKSKAKMFMDNRPKVTFADVAGCDESKEELSEVVQFLKEPDKFTKLGARVPRGVLLLGAPGTGKTLLSRAVAGEADVPFFSISGSDFVEMFVGVGAARVRDLFEQARKFQPCIIFIDEIDAVGRHRGAGLGGGHDEREQTLNQLLVEMDGFDTGAGVILIAATNRPDILDPALLRPGRFDRQIVVDRPDVNGRRDILKVHLKDKKVAKGVDLDVLARRTPGFVGADIANLVNEAALLAARRSKKTLGMPEFEEAIDRVMAGPERRSRIISKREREIIAYHESGHALVASKIPGSDPVHKISIIPRGHMALGFTLQLPAEDRFLISKQELSDKITVLLGGRVAEIIRFGDVTNGASNDLERATQIARQMVTQFGMSERLGLVTLGRKQHEVFLGRDIVEDRNYSEEIAYAIDQEVRSIIDDCFNKAKDILTENRDRLEEITALLLEKEVLEGDKLDELLGYPKKEITKTVADEEAEKEGPASEETVPDIEEQKAEGRYKPVETEQGAKKKDNVDNDDDDPDDEED, encoded by the coding sequence ATGTACATTGTCCTGATCGTGCTTGTCGTGAGTCTTGTAAATGTATTCCTGACACCGGACACGAAAAAACAGGGATCTGAGGTGCTTCCATACAGCCAGCTGCTTACCGAAGCCAATGCGGGCAATGTCTCAAAGGTCATGATCGACCATGAACAGATCAAAGGTACTCTTAAATCCGGCAAGGAGTTCACGACATATATCATTGATGCGTCAACTTTGCCGGAAGTGCTCGCCAACAAAGGAGTCGAGGTCGAGGTCGTTCCTCCGCCAAAGAACTCTTGGGTGACGGCGCTCCTGACGTCTCTGCTTCCGACGCTGCTGCTTATCGGGGTGTGGATATACTTCATGTACAACATGCAGGGCGGCGGGAACAAGGTGATGAGCTTTGGAAAGAGCAAGGCTAAGATGTTCATGGATAACAGGCCCAAGGTCACCTTTGCAGATGTGGCCGGCTGCGACGAGTCAAAAGAGGAGCTCTCGGAGGTCGTTCAGTTCCTTAAAGAGCCGGACAAGTTTACGAAGCTCGGGGCCAGGGTCCCGCGAGGAGTGCTTCTTCTCGGCGCTCCAGGCACGGGTAAGACGCTTCTTTCGCGTGCCGTCGCCGGAGAGGCGGATGTTCCGTTCTTCAGCATCAGCGGTTCCGACTTCGTCGAGATGTTTGTCGGTGTCGGAGCGGCACGGGTCAGAGATCTCTTTGAGCAGGCGCGCAAATTCCAGCCCTGCATAATTTTCATAGACGAAATCGACGCAGTCGGACGCCATCGCGGCGCAGGCCTTGGCGGCGGACACGACGAACGTGAACAGACGCTGAACCAGCTTCTCGTAGAGATGGATGGATTTGATACAGGAGCGGGTGTGATACTTATCGCAGCGACCAACAGGCCTGATATCCTTGACCCTGCGCTTCTGCGCCCCGGGCGGTTCGACAGGCAGATAGTGGTAGACAGGCCGGACGTAAACGGCAGGCGTGACATACTCAAAGTCCATTTAAAGGATAAAAAGGTCGCCAAGGGAGTGGATCTTGACGTCCTTGCACGCAGGACCCCCGGTTTTGTGGGCGCCGATATAGCAAACCTCGTAAACGAGGCGGCGCTGCTAGCCGCGCGCCGCAGCAAGAAAACTCTCGGGATGCCGGAGTTCGAGGAAGCGATCGACCGTGTAATGGCCGGTCCCGAGCGCAGGAGCCGCATAATAAGCAAAAGGGAGCGCGAGATAATCGCATATCATGAGTCAGGACATGCGCTGGTGGCCAGCAAGATCCCCGGCAGCGACCCTGTCCACAAGATCTCGATAATCCCGCGCGGGCATATGGCGCTTGGTTTCACCCTGCAGCTTCCCGCGGAAGACAGGTTCCTGATCTCTAAGCAGGAGCTCTCAGACAAGATCACAGTTCTGCTCGGCGGCCGGGTAGCGGAGATCATCCGCTTCGGCGACGTTACCAACGGGGCCTCCAATGACCTTGAACGTGCAACGCAGATCGCACGCCAGATGGTCACACAGTTCGGCATGAGCGAGAGGCTTGGCCTTGTGACGCTTGGCAGGAAACAGCACGAGGTGTTCCTTGGCAGGGACATCGTGGAGGACAGAAATTACAGCGAAGAAATAGCCTACGCCATAGACCAGGAAGTCCGCAGCATCATCGACGACTGTTTCAACAAGGCGAAGGATATCCTTACGGAGAACCGTGATCGTCTTGAGGAGATAACAGCCCTGCTGCTTGAGAAAGAAGTGCTTGAGGGCGACAAGCTTGACGAACTGCTCGGATATCCGAAAAAAGAGATCACAAAAACAGTTGCTGACGAAGAAGCTGAGAAAGAAGGGCCTGCTTCGGAGGAAACCGTTCCGGACATTGAAGAGCAAAAGGCCGAAGGCCGGTATAAGCCCGTCGAAACAGAGCAGGGTGCAAAAAAGAAGGATAACGTGGATAATGACGACGACGATCCGGACGACGAGGAGGATTAG
- the hpt gene encoding hypoxanthine phosphoribosyltransferase yields MGYKIGEILISEKELHDKVAELGDRIRRDYAGKELTCVCVLKGAVVFLADLVRHIGPEVDVRIDFLAISSYGASTKSSGIVQIQKDLSSDINGKHVLIVEDILDTGLSLSYIRTLMKERRPESLAVCVLLDKPERRRQPVDAEYIGFSIPDEFVVGYGLDYAGKFRHLPAVHIAEPE; encoded by the coding sequence TTGGGCTATAAAATAGGTGAAATTTTGATTTCTGAGAAGGAACTGCATGACAAAGTCGCCGAGCTTGGCGACAGGATACGCCGCGATTATGCCGGCAAAGAGCTTACCTGTGTCTGTGTGCTCAAAGGGGCTGTGGTATTTCTTGCGGACCTCGTCAGACATATCGGGCCTGAGGTCGATGTGCGGATAGATTTCCTTGCCATCTCTTCCTACGGAGCGTCCACTAAGAGCAGCGGTATAGTTCAGATCCAGAAGGACCTGAGTTCTGATATTAACGGCAAACATGTTTTGATAGTTGAAGATATACTTGATACCGGGCTCTCTCTCTCTTACATCAGAACGCTCATGAAAGAGCGGAGGCCGGAAAGCCTTGCTGTTTGCGTGCTTCTTGACAAGCCCGAACGCCGCAGGCAGCCTGTTGACGCCGAATATATCGGTTTTTCTATCCCGGATGAGTTTGTTGTAGGTTACGGACTTGACTATGCGGGCAAGTTCCGCCATCTCCCCGCAGTGCATATCGCCGAGCCGGAATAA
- the tilS gene encoding tRNA lysidine(34) synthetase TilS produces MKEIFYFKKKLVETGKRQGWWDSAGLVAALSGGGDSVALLWLLHKFYPGRIVAAHLDHCTRDGASHEDAAFALELCRGWGIECRVKTVEVSAGRLTGESFEMAGRRVRYEHFNETAEAEGLPFIAVGHSADDLIETQLMNLFRGTGLAGLRGIPEVRGNIVRPIIGFRREELRSLLRGNGIPWREDASNADRTYTRNRVREELIPWIKNNLNPNFESSMTGLARQIEAELAERDAVTARNLERAVFDMPPALVCWKPSVLKEISDTGLADMLRAQGAQLDLPILSRDRTLKLAALVRKGGCWRFQWARDIEVCYSDRGIGWLHRKDVIKGVLKNAGKQGLPWWSG; encoded by the coding sequence ATGAAAGAAATTTTCTATTTTAAAAAAAAGCTTGTTGAAACAGGCAAACGACAGGGCTGGTGGGATTCCGCAGGCCTTGTGGCCGCGCTTTCCGGCGGCGGGGATTCGGTCGCCCTGCTTTGGCTTCTGCATAAGTTTTATCCCGGGCGCATCGTAGCGGCGCATCTTGACCACTGTACCCGCGATGGCGCTTCACATGAGGATGCCGCGTTTGCCCTTGAACTCTGCCGCGGGTGGGGCATAGAGTGCCGGGTAAAGACCGTTGAAGTCTCCGCAGGCCGCCTGACCGGCGAGTCTTTCGAAATGGCGGGGCGCCGTGTGCGTTATGAGCATTTCAACGAGACCGCAGAGGCTGAAGGTCTGCCGTTTATCGCTGTCGGGCACTCTGCGGATGACCTTATAGAGACACAGCTTATGAATCTTTTCCGCGGAACGGGGCTTGCCGGCCTCCGCGGCATTCCTGAGGTCCGTGGCAATATAGTGCGCCCTATAATCGGTTTCAGGCGCGAGGAACTTCGCTCGCTGCTGCGCGGCAACGGTATACCGTGGCGCGAGGATGCAAGCAACGCAGACAGGACTTATACGAGAAACAGGGTGCGCGAAGAACTTATCCCCTGGATCAAAAACAACCTGAATCCAAACTTCGAGTCCTCTATGACAGGGCTTGCCAGACAGATAGAGGCCGAGCTCGCAGAGCGCGATGCGGTCACAGCGCGCAATCTTGAGAGGGCAGTCTTTGATATGCCGCCCGCGCTTGTCTGCTGGAAACCCTCCGTGCTTAAAGAAATCTCTGATACAGGGCTTGCCGATATGCTGCGAGCCCAGGGGGCGCAGCTGGATCTGCCGATCCTTTCAAGGGACAGGACGCTTAAGCTCGCCGCCCTTGTAAGAAAAGGCGGCTGTTGGCGGTTCCAGTGGGCGCGTGATATTGAGGTCTGCTATTCGGACAGAGGGATCGGATGGCTCCATCGCAAAGACGTCATAAAAGGCGTGCTGAAAAATGCGGGAAAACAAGGATTGCCATGGTGGTCAGGATAG